From the genome of Solidesulfovibrio carbinolicus, one region includes:
- a CDS encoding protein-glutamate methylesterase/protein-glutamine glutaminase, producing MIKVVVIDDSAFMRKALAAMLSKDPEIEVVGAARDGEEGLEMIRRHQPDVVTLDIEMPRMDGLTALRHIMMEMPRPVLMVSSLTTEGAEATLKAMELGAVDFIPKQLSKVSLDIVKIEDDLRAKVKLIAKRRMSHLSRSSLTARVRAAGAAGAAQAGAASAAPAERPSRATRPGGAQTRDLVAIGVSTGGPPAVQKVLSVLPKDFPAGILIAQHMPAAFTGPFAKRLDSVCQITVKEAEDGERLQHGVAYVAPGGKHLRLDQKVSRIDVRVVEEPREALYKPSATVLFDSVAAGVGRRGLGVVLTGMGSDGLDGMKVLKAKGGRALAQSDSTCVVYGMPKAIVDAGLADEIVDIDDMGEAILQNLYK from the coding sequence GTGATCAAGGTAGTGGTCATTGACGATTCGGCTTTCATGCGCAAGGCGCTGGCCGCCATGCTGTCCAAGGACCCCGAGATCGAGGTCGTGGGCGCGGCCCGCGACGGCGAGGAAGGCCTGGAGATGATCCGTCGGCACCAGCCCGACGTGGTCACCCTGGATATTGAAATGCCCCGCATGGACGGACTGACCGCCCTGCGCCATATTATGATGGAAATGCCCCGGCCCGTGCTGATGGTGAGTTCGCTGACCACCGAGGGGGCCGAGGCCACGCTCAAGGCCATGGAACTTGGGGCCGTGGATTTCATCCCCAAACAGCTGTCCAAGGTGTCGCTGGACATCGTCAAGATCGAGGACGATTTGCGGGCCAAGGTCAAGCTTATCGCCAAACGGCGCATGAGCCATTTATCCCGTTCGTCCCTGACCGCCCGGGTGCGGGCGGCCGGCGCGGCGGGCGCGGCCCAGGCGGGAGCGGCCTCGGCGGCCCCGGCCGAACGGCCGTCCCGGGCGACCCGGCCCGGCGGCGCCCAGACCCGCGATCTGGTGGCCATCGGCGTGTCCACGGGCGGGCCTCCGGCGGTGCAGAAGGTGCTGTCGGTGTTGCCCAAGGATTTTCCGGCCGGCATTTTGATCGCCCAGCACATGCCGGCCGCCTTTACCGGTCCCTTTGCCAAACGGCTGGACAGCGTGTGCCAGATTACGGTCAAGGAAGCCGAGGACGGCGAACGCCTCCAGCACGGCGTGGCCTACGTGGCCCCGGGCGGCAAGCACCTGCGCCTGGACCAGAAGGTGAGCCGCATCGACGTGCGGGTGGTGGAAGAGCCGCGCGAGGCCCTGTACAAACCCTCGGCCACGGTGCTTTTCGATTCCGTAGCGGCCGGGGTCGGCCGGCGCGGGCTTGGGGTGGTTCTGACCGGCATGGGGTCCGACGGCCTGGACGGCATGAAGGTGCTCAAGGCCAAGGGCGGTCGCGCCCTGGCCCAGTCCGACTCCACCTGCGTGGTCTATGGGATGCCCAAAGCCATTGTCGATGCGGGGTTGGCCGACGAGATCGTGGATATCGACGATATGGGCGAAGCGATTCTGCAAAACCTTTACAAATGA
- a CDS encoding HEAT repeat domain-containing protein gives MVDCNELCQRLGGDDPDVLRDAAYDAGESGCLAAVPLLAHLLCSHNLGVQEAADRALRRLGGKDVVAAVKPLLRSDDAPARNAAMDILRDVGGQDFPTLLELLHDGDPDIRIFASDILGSTDSRLAVGPLCEALLKDPEVNVRYQAAVSLGELAFAEAAPSLGQALGDDEWVQFAVIEALSKIRDASSVGALVKALDRSTDLVASMIVDALGEIGNIKAVTMLLKRMDASPEVLRNKIVKAVVRILGGKALSLLSPAERDRFRGYLLGALSDDEDDVQDAAVSGLGSVSGEEAARAVLAHAARLDRDHLPERYEHAITALRDMGLTQALGDALRQGEEAQRAVALDVLAALPCPQCPALLMDAFAELPASFQPAAAKALAAIGGETAVEFFLGQLDADNEAVLLEAVAFLGGGMRVASAGPALFALLGHPSDAVKEAALDACVAIGGAELDARFRELSRGDEPMDRLMAVYALGRMGVGEHMDIIREALIDEIPDIRKIALEALADSCGHEEGSLSLIVSRLTDESRDVRLAVVEVLGGCDSDKVYTYLEQALNDEDDWVRIRAVEALGARGEREAVPRLLELAGEPSKLVAIKAVETLGEIGGPEAFQALLGLVGGDDPELAGAAEAAIARLQDEQGER, from the coding sequence ATGGTGGACTGCAACGAGCTTTGCCAGCGGCTTGGCGGCGACGATCCCGACGTGCTTCGGGACGCCGCCTATGATGCCGGCGAGAGCGGGTGCCTGGCGGCCGTTCCGCTTCTGGCCCATTTGCTGTGCTCGCACAACCTCGGTGTGCAGGAAGCGGCCGACCGGGCGCTGCGGCGTCTGGGCGGCAAGGACGTGGTGGCCGCGGTCAAGCCGCTTTTGCGCTCCGACGACGCCCCGGCCAGAAACGCCGCCATGGACATCCTGCGCGACGTGGGCGGCCAGGATTTTCCGACCCTGCTCGAACTGCTCCATGACGGCGACCCCGACATCCGTATTTTCGCTTCGGATATCCTGGGCTCCACCGACAGCCGGCTGGCCGTGGGGCCGCTGTGCGAGGCCCTGCTCAAGGACCCCGAGGTCAACGTGCGCTATCAGGCGGCGGTGAGCCTTGGCGAACTGGCCTTTGCCGAGGCCGCGCCGAGCCTTGGCCAGGCCCTGGGCGACGACGAATGGGTGCAGTTCGCGGTCATCGAGGCCCTGTCCAAGATCCGCGACGCCTCCTCGGTCGGAGCCCTGGTCAAGGCCCTGGACCGGAGCACCGATCTGGTGGCTTCCATGATCGTCGACGCCCTGGGCGAGATCGGCAACATCAAGGCCGTGACCATGCTGCTCAAGCGCATGGACGCCTCGCCCGAGGTGCTGCGCAACAAGATCGTCAAGGCGGTGGTGCGCATCCTGGGCGGCAAGGCCCTGTCGCTTTTGTCCCCGGCCGAGCGTGACCGTTTTCGCGGCTATCTGCTGGGGGCGTTGTCCGACGACGAGGACGATGTCCAGGACGCGGCCGTGTCGGGTCTGGGGTCCGTCAGCGGCGAGGAAGCGGCCCGGGCCGTGCTGGCCCATGCCGCCCGCCTGGACCGCGACCATTTGCCCGAGCGCTACGAACACGCGATCACAGCCCTTCGGGACATGGGCCTCACCCAAGCCCTGGGCGACGCCCTGCGCCAGGGCGAAGAGGCCCAGCGGGCCGTGGCCCTGGACGTGCTGGCCGCCTTGCCCTGTCCCCAGTGCCCGGCCCTGCTCATGGACGCCTTCGCCGAGCTGCCGGCCTCGTTTCAGCCGGCGGCGGCCAAGGCCCTGGCCGCCATCGGCGGCGAGACGGCGGTGGAATTTTTCCTGGGTCAGCTTGATGCCGACAACGAGGCCGTGCTGCTGGAGGCCGTGGCCTTCCTGGGCGGCGGGATGCGGGTGGCTTCGGCCGGTCCGGCCCTTTTCGCCTTGCTCGGCCATCCTTCCGACGCCGTCAAGGAAGCCGCCCTGGACGCCTGCGTGGCCATCGGCGGGGCCGAACTCGACGCCCGCTTCCGGGAGCTTTCCCGCGGCGACGAGCCCATGGACCGGCTCATGGCCGTCTATGCCCTGGGCCGCATGGGCGTGGGCGAACACATGGACATCATCCGCGAGGCCCTGATCGACGAGATTCCCGACATCCGCAAGATCGCCCTGGAGGCCCTGGCCGATTCCTGCGGCCACGAAGAGGGCAGCCTGTCGCTTATCGTCAGCCGTCTGACTGACGAAAGCCGGGATGTGCGGCTGGCCGTGGTGGAAGTGCTCGGCGGCTGCGACAGCGACAAGGTTTACACGTATCTGGAGCAGGCCTTAAACGACGAGGACGACTGGGTGCGCATCCGGGCCGTGGAAGCCCTGGGAGCGCGGGGCGAGCGCGAGGCCGTGCCGCGCCTGCTGGAACTGGCCGGAGAGCCAAGCAAGCTTGTAGCCATCAAAGCCGTGGAAACCCTCGGTGAGATCGGCGGCCCCGAGGCCTTTCAGGCCTTGCTCGGCCTTGTCGGCGGCGACGACCCGGAACTGGCCGGGGCGGCGGAAGCGGCCATAGCCCGCCTCCAGGACGAGCAAGGGGAGCGCTAG
- a CDS encoding CheR family methyltransferase, translated as MTSLFSKTISLRKELKISDAEFAQLRDFIYAQSGIYVADNRKYLVENRLATRIKELNLKSFAEYHAFLQYDAGRRQELNRLFEVITTNETSFYRNPPQLKVFQDMVLKDVLDKLKAQRQKRLRIWSAGCSTGEEPYTIAIILHEVLRAELPAWDIRITANDLSEAVLAQAREAVYSDYSLRTTPKEIVARYFTPDGANFKLKPEVKRLVSFGQINLSDRMQLKRVERSHIVFCRNVIIYFDDEMKKNVITAFYDNLLPGGQLLIGHSESLHNISRAFRPKHYPGAIIYSKEE; from the coding sequence ATGACCTCGCTTTTTTCCAAGACGATTTCCCTGCGCAAGGAACTCAAGATCTCCGACGCGGAGTTCGCGCAATTGCGGGATTTCATCTACGCCCAGTCCGGTATTTATGTGGCCGACAACCGCAAGTACCTGGTGGAAAACCGCCTGGCCACCCGGATCAAGGAGCTCAACCTCAAGAGCTTCGCCGAGTACCATGCTTTTCTCCAGTACGACGCCGGGCGGCGTCAGGAGCTCAATCGGCTTTTTGAGGTGATCACCACCAACGAGACGAGCTTCTACCGCAACCCGCCCCAGCTCAAGGTCTTCCAGGACATGGTGCTCAAGGACGTGCTGGACAAGCTCAAGGCCCAGCGCCAAAAGCGCCTGCGCATCTGGTCGGCCGGCTGCTCCACCGGCGAGGAGCCCTACACCATCGCCATCATCCTCCACGAGGTGCTGCGCGCCGAGCTGCCCGCCTGGGATATACGCATCACGGCCAACGACCTTTCGGAGGCCGTGCTGGCCCAGGCCCGGGAGGCCGTCTACAGCGACTACAGCCTGCGCACCACGCCAAAAGAGATCGTGGCCCGCTATTTCACCCCGGACGGCGCGAACTTCAAGCTCAAGCCCGAGGTCAAGCGGCTGGTGAGCTTCGGGCAGATCAACTTGAGCGACCGGATGCAGCTCAAGCGCGTGGAGCGTTCCCACATCGTGTTTTGCCGCAACGTCATCATTTATTTTGATGACGAGATGAAAAAAAACGTCATTACCGCCTTTTACGACAATCTGCTGCCCGGCGGCCAGCTGCTCATCGGCCATTCCGAGTCGCTGCACAACATTTCCCGGGCTTTTCGTCCCAAGCATTACCCCGGGGCCATCATCTACAGCAAAGAGGAGTAG
- a CDS encoding ParA family protein, protein MARILAVANQKGGVGKTTTALSLAGALALAGRRVLVMDLDPHGCASAHLGVFPEGLAASAADLFLAQEAGQAPWDKVIRQPGSGLFDLAPSCPRLADLDLDLKDRKGKGIVLRQALESGPGYDHVLLDCPPHTGVVLVNALVAADLLIIPIQTDFLALHGVRHLFDTMRALNRVLPRPIAYRALATMFDRRAKACLRVLALLRDKFGERMFQTVIGLDTKFREASAAGKVVQELAPDCRGAGEYARLAEEVAAL, encoded by the coding sequence GTGGCCCGGATACTGGCGGTAGCCAACCAGAAGGGCGGGGTCGGCAAGACCACCACGGCCTTGTCCCTGGCCGGGGCCCTGGCCTTGGCCGGCCGGCGGGTGCTGGTCATGGACCTGGACCCGCATGGCTGCGCCTCGGCCCATCTGGGCGTGTTTCCCGAGGGCCTGGCCGCTTCGGCGGCGGACCTGTTTTTGGCCCAGGAGGCCGGGCAGGCCCCCTGGGACAAGGTGATCCGGCAACCGGGCAGCGGCCTGTTCGATCTGGCCCCGAGCTGCCCCCGGCTGGCGGACCTGGACCTGGACCTCAAGGACCGCAAGGGCAAGGGCATCGTGCTGCGACAGGCGCTGGAATCGGGACCGGGCTACGACCACGTGTTGCTGGACTGTCCGCCGCATACCGGGGTGGTGCTGGTCAACGCCCTGGTGGCGGCCGATTTGCTTATCATCCCGATTCAGACGGATTTTTTGGCCCTGCACGGCGTGCGCCACCTGTTTGACACCATGCGGGCCCTCAACCGGGTGCTGCCCAGGCCCATCGCCTACCGGGCCCTGGCCACCATGTTCGACCGGCGGGCCAAGGCCTGCCTGCGGGTGCTGGCGCTACTTCGCGACAAATTCGGAGAACGCATGTTTCAAACGGTCATCGGCCTCGACACCAAGTTCCGGGAGGCCAGCGCCGCCGGCAAGGTGGTTCAGGAACTGGCCCCGGATTGCCGGGGCGCGGGCGAATATGCCCGTCTTGCCGAGGAGGTCGCGGCCCTGTGA
- a CDS encoding chemotaxis protein CheW, translating to MSPSLEQYFEQSVLLPEQGGGTFSEAERAFLSRYMGDDFEAALARSGLSRPAAVVTVSGEPAPDPAPGDGRESADVEDAAALEAALAEARELKLVGFTVAGQELAVPIAQVQEVLRAMPLTRLPAAPAHIAGVTNLRGRVAPMVDLARIMDLCGDCAEQRFVIVCRCRGMLVGLLVEAISTMHQASGDDVEWGIEARVGVASDMVLGLLKVGERLVKILSVDSLFQKVLKS from the coding sequence GTGAGTCCGAGCCTGGAGCAGTATTTCGAGCAGTCCGTGCTGTTGCCGGAGCAGGGCGGGGGCACGTTTTCCGAGGCCGAACGGGCCTTTCTCTCCCGCTACATGGGAGATGATTTCGAGGCCGCCCTGGCCCGGTCCGGGCTGTCCCGGCCGGCGGCGGTGGTGACGGTCAGCGGGGAACCCGCGCCGGACCCCGCGCCGGGCGACGGCAGAGAGTCGGCCGACGTCGAGGACGCCGCCGCCCTGGAAGCCGCCCTGGCCGAGGCCCGGGAACTCAAGCTCGTGGGCTTCACCGTGGCCGGCCAGGAACTGGCCGTGCCCATCGCCCAGGTCCAGGAGGTGCTGCGGGCCATGCCGCTGACCCGCCTGCCGGCCGCGCCGGCCCACATTGCCGGCGTGACCAACCTGCGGGGCCGGGTGGCTCCCATGGTCGATCTGGCGCGCATCATGGATCTGTGCGGCGATTGCGCCGAGCAGCGGTTCGTCATCGTCTGCCGCTGCCGGGGAATGCTCGTGGGACTGTTGGTGGAAGCCATCAGCACCATGCATCAGGCCTCGGGGGATGATGTGGAGTGGGGTATCGAGGCCCGTGTGGGCGTGGCCTCGGACATGGTGCTCGGTTTGCTGAAGGTCGGCGAGCGCCTGGTGAAAATCCTCTCCGTTGACAGCCTGTTCCAAAAGGTTTTGAAGAGTTGA
- a CDS encoding response regulator, translated as MPKHILIVDDSKTVRNLVAFIMRKEGFKVTAAEDGLDGLEKLYTDQQVDLIITDINMPRMDGITFIKTVREQDLYRDIPIVVLSTEGEERDIHVGLSIGANLYMVKPAQPEIMVRNVKMLLG; from the coding sequence ATGCCGAAGCATATTCTGATCGTGGACGATTCCAAGACCGTGCGCAACCTTGTGGCCTTTATCATGCGCAAGGAGGGCTTCAAGGTCACGGCGGCCGAGGACGGTCTCGACGGCCTGGAGAAGCTCTACACCGACCAGCAGGTCGATCTCATCATTACCGACATCAATATGCCGCGCATGGATGGCATCACTTTTATCAAGACCGTCCGTGAGCAGGACCTCTACCGCGACATCCCCATCGTGGTGTTGTCCACCGAAGGCGAGGAACGCGACATCCATGTCGGGCTGTCCATCGGGGCCAACCTCTATATGGTCAAGCCCGCCCAGCCTGAGATCATGGTGCGCAACGTCAAGATGCTTTTGGGTTAA